A portion of the Perognathus longimembris pacificus isolate PPM17 chromosome 20, ASM2315922v1, whole genome shotgun sequence genome contains these proteins:
- the Nlrp9 gene encoding NACHT, LRR and PYD domains-containing protein 9 yields the protein MAESYFSEPVLAWYLDKLSDEEFWMFKELLMLELPQLHLPPIPQFDVNTTSKEELTRMLLLYYPGRPVWEITLSLLVQMDRKDLWIKAQEEIGNTTFSYRKEMSGKFQQVWDKETCLQVSDGFYKKSVRHQRLSLRNAFAYQQQVGAVTAVLSGPEGVGKTTLLRRLMLDWTEGALWEGRFLFVFFFTVYELNSVLETSLVELVSRDWLKPLDVLNHTFSQPEKILFILDGFERLKFDLGIRTDLGTDWAQRQPTPNLLSSLLQKTLLPESSLLLGLRDTTETTSIRYLLKEPREITISYFSDPLVELYFSHFFPVPEHASRALAFVQSRSDLLSVCTRPIFCWMICSCLKWQLEAGGRFEISAYNITYLYVSFLTSAFKGRDEKCSVANNRAQLRRLCMLAAEGMWMHVFVFSSGDLDRFGISAADVILWLSLKLLQPSGRDFAFSGLAMQSFCAAMFYFFEEPADSAFGSVAQLVSAILRDRQSHLFVEGVFVYGLTNENARRELETSFGFSLSKNIKQELLQGLVPLLECEHGAATQSLPELFQGLTETQDQVFIKSVLDLFEEMSLTICEMDHFIVVASCLEECQRLKELRLCIQKIFADPGDIRDVQDDRSNRNFRGHRGKNGDMHEFRKFLRAINHLPCLQKLELHRLKITDKCLHSLFTELVPPPSLQSLWSSFMPTGSYGQALFKAVLLGPSLRQLNLYGTDFQSPLMFLYQTLMEAGNTVDNLMLGKCDILTKDCDNFSCLIKYRKLKCLSLVENPIGNRGVKFLCEGLKDPNCILESLMLSYCCLSHIACDFIAQALRVNRTLSLLDMGSNFLEDVGAENLCKALRRPSCSLQELWLTGCYFTSRCCEDFSAALIHNRNLKTLKLGNNEIQDSGVKLLCRALQHPNCRLQKLGLDMCPLTSGCCGDLALALIRSRSLRSLNLDWVAFSHAGVEVLCEALSHQDCALELLGLDKAVLDEESQKLLEGVEKRDPPLTIKHLPWLREEDLLRGIPG from the exons ATGGCTGAATCATATTTTTCTGAGCCGGTCTTGGCGTGGTACCTGGACAAGCTCAGTGATGAAGAGTTTTGGATGTTTAAGGAGCTCCTCATGCTCGAACTCCCACAACTTCatctcccacccatcccccagttTGATGTGAACACTACTTCAAAAGAAGAGTTGACCAGGATGCTGCTTCTGTACTACCCCGGAAGGCCAGTGTGGGAAATAACCCTGAGCCTCCTCGTCCAGATGGACCGGAAAGATCTCTGGATAAAGGCACAGGAAGAGATAGGAA ATACAACATTTTCCTACAGAAAGGAAATGAGTGGAAAATTCCAGCAGGTGTGGGACAAGGAGACTTGCCTTCAAGTCTCTGATGGGTTCTATAAGAAGTCTGTGAGGCACCAGCGCTTGTCACTACGAAATGCATTCGCTTACCAGCAGCAGGTCGGTGCAGTCACAGCGGTTCTGAGTGGCCCAGAGGGTGTCGGGAAAACGACACTTCTGAGAAGGCTGATGTTGGACTGGACAGAGGGAGCCCTGTGGGAGGGCAggttcttgtttgtgttcttctTCACTGTCTACgaattgaactcagtgctggAGACGAGTCTGGTGGAGCTGGTCTCCAGGGACTGGCTCAAGCCTCTGGATGTCCTCAATCACACATTCTCCCAGCCAGAGAAAATCCTGTTtatcctggatggctttgaaaggTTGAAATTTGACCTGGGAATTCGGACTGACTTGGGTACTGACTGGGCTCAGAGGCAGCCAACCCCTAATCTCCTGAGCAGCTTGCTGCAGAAGACACTGCTTCCCGAATCCTCTCTGCTGCTCGGGCTAAGAGACACCACAGAGACGACCAGCATCCGTTATTTGCTGAAGGAGCCAAGGGAAATCACGATCTCCTATTTCTCTGACCCTCTGGTCGAGTTGTATTTCTCCCACTTCTTCCCTGTTCCAGAACACGCGTCCAGGGCCTTGGCTTTTGTGCAGTCCAGGTCAGATCTGTTATCGGTGTGTACCCGGCCCATTTTCTGTTGGATGATTTGTAGCTGTTTAAAATGGCAGCTCGAGGCAGGGGGCCGCTTTGAAATATCTGCCTACAACATCACTTATCTCTACGTGTCCTTCCTCACCAGTGCATTCAAAGGGAGAGATGAGAAGTGCTCAGTAGCCAATAACAGAGCCCAGCTCCGAAGACTTTGCATGCTGGCTGCGGAGGGAATGTGGATGCATGTGTTTGTGTTCAGCTCTGGGGACCTGGACAGGTTTGGGATCTCTGCAGCTGATGTCATACTGTGGTTGAGCCTGAAACTCCTGCAGCCCAGCGGCAGGGACTTTGCCTTCAGTGGCCTGGCCATGCAGTCCTTTTGTGCCGCCATGTTCTACTTCTTCGAAGAACCTGCAGACTCGGCCTTTGGCAGTGTAGCCCAGCTGGTGTCGGCAATCTTGCGTGACAGGCAGAGCCATTTGTTTGTGGAAGGAGTGTTTGTGTACGGACTCACAAATGAGAATGCGAGGAGGGAGCTGGAGACCTCGTTTGGTTTCTCACTGTCCAAGAACATAAAGCAGGAGCTCCTGCAGGGCCTCGTGCCTCTGCTGGAGTGTGAGCACGGGGCGGCCACTCAGAGCCTCCCAGAGTTGTTCCAAGGCTTGACTGAAACCCAGGATCAGGTCTTTATCAAAAGCGTGCTAGACCTATTTGAGGAAATGTCGCTTACAATTTGTGAGATGGATCATTTCATAGTGGTGGCCTCCTGCCTGGAAGAGTGTCAAAGGCTGAAGGAGCTTCGCCTGTGCATACAGAAGATCTTCGCAGACCCCGGTGACATCAGGGACGTCCAAGACGACAGGAGCAACAGGAACTTCCGAGGCCACCGAGGCAAGAACGG GGATATGCATGAATTCCGTAAGTTCCTCAGGGCAATCAACCATCTCCCGTGCCTGCAGAAGCTGGAGCTGCACAGGCTTAAGATCACCGATAAGTGCCTTCACAGTCTCTTTACAGAACTGGTTCCCCCTCCTAGCCTCCAAAGCTTGTG GAGTAGCTTTATGCCTACTGGAAGTTATGGACAAGCATTGTTCAAGGCAGTCCTTTTGGGGCCTTCCCTGAGGCAGCTCAATCTGTATGGAACTGACTTCCAGAGCCCTCTCATGTTCTTATATCAAACACTGATGGAGGCAGGGAACACCGTGGACAACCTGAT GTTGGGGAAGTGTGATATTCTAACAAAGGATTGTGATAACTTCAGCTGTCTCATTAAGTATAGGAAGCTGAAGTGTCTGTCCTTGGTAGAAAATCCTATTGGAAACAGAGGAGTGAAGTTTCTCTGTGAAGGCCTGAAGGACCCAAACTGCATTCTGGAGAGCCTCAT GTTGTCTTACTGCTGTCTCTCCCACATTGCTTGTGACTTCATTGCCCAAGCCCTTCGGGTCAACCGAACTCTGTCTCTGCTTGACATGGGGTCAAATTTCCTGGAGGATGTTGGTGCGGAGAACCTGTGCAAAGCCTTGAGACGCCCGAGCTGCAGCCTGCAGGAGCTCTG GCTGACGGGTTGTTACTTCACTTCTCGTTGCTGCGAGGATTTCTCTGCTGCTCTTATTCACAATAGAAATCTGAAGACCCTGAAACTTGGAAACAATGAAATCCAGGATTCTGGTGTGAAACTCCTGTGTAGGGCTCTGCAGCACCCTAACTGCAGGCTGCAGAAACTTGG GCTGGATATGTGTCCGCTCACCTCTGGTTGCTGTGGAGACCTCGCCTTGGCTCTTATCAGAAGCAGATCACTCAGGAGCCTGAACCTGGACTGGGTGGCCTTCAGCCATGCCGGCGTGGAGGTGCTCTGTGAGGCCCTGAGCCACCAGGACTGTGCCCTGGAGCTGCTTGG